From Nymphaea colorata isolate Beijing-Zhang1983 chromosome 6, ASM883128v2, whole genome shotgun sequence, a single genomic window includes:
- the LOC116255938 gene encoding uncharacterized protein LOC116255938 isoform X2 — protein sequence MKLHVGKSSDGPEELVNIMNGVIGEVSLRLRDINLIDLLTRDIINLLCENLEVYRTGQAKIGKHELEKLTVDERDRRLKLVLAAENKLHPALFSPEAEHKVLQHLMDGLISFTCKPEDLKCNFFRYMARELLACAVIRPVLNLANPRFINERIEGFVLSRAKKSEKVATASAQESSQARPNTTLRVSADLFSRPRDPSGVELVQFNSNHPDFSSGGTNTNIVNRKLNGVGSDAYSSSYRNPMQSDSHIAGSRKIQTHGSRGEWGQMLDMMHRRKTQALAPEHFDNMWTKGRNYKKKDNANQFSVHVAEKHSVGIPDSRRDPEKLKPEYGTQNGTLRSGTVPAVSQQENSLGLRTSVISHEPLVGISPANLCEQHIEEEHNSYDESIQEEPISRLEEIDFRSDTSGSTEDDETNNVTGLDSPGTKVWDSKSKRRDSGSHIRHPLESSEGHLMKRVGKGHIHFHKPIKTISSKRKSRLSSHKLETWQEGERTSFLLGDGLDILNASKEEVRTGELSDDLEDDSWNNTSSGAAASTSASSASTSVRSYNVSTKCSENSELANPFFKLRCEVLGANIVKSGSKTFAVYSISVTDADNNAWTIKRRFRHFEELHRRLKEFSEYNLSLPPKHFLLSGLDMPVVQERCKLLDRYLKNILHLPNVSRSIEVWDFLSVDSQTYLFSNSLSIMETFSVDLDEKPYDNLRKDKDNADDKLNQVPVRGDCPDTQTMDLTVQMECSRFSDDSKSKARDVGQRSERNYRRQAANEFKYNLDSDSDSGIQNLASRKSDKASTNISENNEVPPESASDLIIPTEWVPPNLSVPILDLVDVVFQLQDGGWIRRQAFWVAKQVLQLGMGDAFDDWLIEKIQLLRKGSVIASGIKRIEQILWPDGIFITKHPKRQRPSPPGNSSQSLNASGQNALSASEKLVKMKRVNPTLTEEQLIEAARRAKFVRELMIDNAPAALVSLVGHKEYERCAKDVYFFIQSAVCMKQLAYNLLELLIQAAFPELHDDISLCHSQKERFGDVEED from the exons ATGAAGCTTCATGTTGGAAAATCAAG TGACGGCCCCGAGGAGCTTGTTAACATCATGAACGGGGTTATTGGAGAGGTTTCACTTCGTCTCAGGGATATCAATCTTATTGATCTCCTGACCAG GGACATTATCAATCTGTTGTGTGAAAATCTAGAAGTATATAGAACCGGTCAGGCTAAGATTGGCAAACATGAATTGGAGAAACTGACAGTGGACGAGCGGGACAGACGGTTGAAACTTGTCCTGGCAGCTGAAAACAAACTACATCCTGCCCTTTTTTCCCCTGAAGCAGAACACAAG GTTCTGCAGCACTTAATGGATGGCCTTATTTCTTTCACTTGCAAGCCCGAAGACCTGAAGTGCAATTTCTTTCGCTATATGGCTAGAGAGCTCCTTGCTTGTGCAGTGATTCGACCGGTTCTGAACTTGGCTAATCCAAG GTTCATAAATGAAAGAATTGAAGGCTTTGTTCTTTCTAGAGCCAAGAAGTCTGAAAAAGTAGCAACTGCATCTGCCCAAGAAAGCTCCCAAGCTCGGCCAAACACAACTCTGAGAGTGTCAGCTGATCTTTTTTCTAGACCTCGTGACCCTTCTGGAGTTGAGCTTGTGCAATTCAATTCCAACCATCCCGATTTCAGTTCAG GTGGGACAAACACAAACATTGTCAATCGAAAATTGAATGGTGTAGGAAGTGATGCTTATTCATCCAGTTATAGAAACCCCATGCAGTCTGATTCTCATATTGCGGGTAGCAGAAAGATCCAGACACATGGTTCTAGAGGTGAGTGGGGACAGATGTTGGACATGATGCATAGGAGAAAGACTCAAGCGCTTGCACCagaacattttgataatatgtGGACGAAGGGgagaaactacaaaaaaaaggataatgcGAACCAGTTCTCTGTTCATGTTGCAGAGAAGCATTCTGTTGGTATTCCTGATAGTAGGAGAGACCCTGAGAAGCTCAAACCTGAATATGGTACACAAAATGGAACTTTAAGGAGTGGGACAGTTCCTGCTGTTTCTCAGCAAGAGAATTCTCTGGGATTGCGTACTTCTGTCATTTCCCATGAGCCTTTAGTTGGTATTTCTCCAGCTAACTTATGTGAACAACATATAGAGGAGGAACACAATTCATATGATGAAAGTATACAGGAAGAACCAATTTCTCGTCTAGAGGAGATTGACTTTAGAAGTGACACCTCTGGTTCAACTGAAGATGATGAAACCAACAATGTTACAGGTCTGGATTCTCCTGGAACTAAAGTTTGGGATagtaaaagcaaaagaagggaTAGTGGATCCCATATCCGCCATCCTCTGGAAAGTTCTGAAGGTCACTTGATGAAAAGGGTTGGTAAAGGTCATATTCACTTTCATAAGCCAATTAAAACCATTTCATCAAAGAGAAAATCTAGGTTGAGTAGCCACAAACTTGAGACATGGCAAGAAGGAGAACGAACCTCTTTCTTGTTAGGAGATGGACTGGATATACTTAATGCATCTAAAGAGGAGGTGAGGACTGGGGAATTGAGTGATGACTTGGAAGATGATAGTTGGAATAACACCTCCAGTGGAGCTGCTGCTTCTACATCAGCTAGTTCTGCTTCTACTTCTGTAAGATCTTATAACGTGTCGACAAAGTGTTCTGAAAATTCTGAACTGGCCAATCCATTCTTCAAATTGAGATGTGAG GTTTTGGGGGCCAATATTGTCAAAAGTGGTTCAAAAACATTTGCTGTCTATTCAATATCAGTGACAGATGCTGATAACAATGCTTGGACAATTAAACGAAG GTTTCGTCATTTTGAGGAGCTACACCGCCGGCTGAAGGAATTCTCAGAATACAACCTGAGTTTGCCACCCAAGCATTTCCTTTTATCGGGTTTAGACATGCCTGTTGTTCAAGAAAGGTGTAAATTACTAGACAGATATCTTAAG AACATACTTCATCTTCCAAACGTATCAAGATCAATTGAAGTTTGGGATTTTTTGAGTGTTGACTCTCAG ACCTATTTGTTCTCGAATTCTTTGTCAATTATGGAAACATTCTCTG TCGACTTGGATGAAAAGCCATATGATAATTTAAGAAAGGATAAAGATAATGCGGATGATAAGCTAAACCAAGTTCCTGTAAGAGGAGACTGTCCAGATACTCAAACAATGGATCTTACTGTACAAATGGAGTGCAGTCGCTTCTCAGATGATTCAAAGTCAAAAGCAAGGGATGTCGGACAAAGGTCAGAAAGGAACTATAGGAGACAAGCTGCCAatgaattcaaatataacttgGACAGTGATTCCGATAGTGGGATACAGAACCTTGCTTCTAGAAAATCTGATAAAGCTTCAACAAATATCAGTGAGAACAACGAGGTTCCACCCGAAAGTGCTTCAGACCTGATTATTCCTACTGAG TGGGTTCCTCCTAATTTAAGCGTCCCCATATTGGACTTGGTAGATGTTGTATTCCAACTGCAAGATGGCGGCTGGATAAG GCGTCAGGCATTTTGGGTAGCCAAACAGGTGCTGCAATTAGGAATgggtgatgcttttgatgactgGTTGATTGAGAAAATCCAACTTTTGAGGAAGGGTTCTGTGATTGCATCAGGAATCAAGCGCATTGAACAG ATCCTGTGGCCGGATGGTATCTTCATTACGAAACACCCCAAACGCCAACGTCCTTCTCCACCTGGAAACTCATCTCAAAGTTTGAATGCCAGTGGACAAAATGCTTTATCTGCAAGTGAGAAACtggtgaaaatgaaaagagtaaATCCCACATTGACTGAAGAGCAATTAATTGAAGCTGCCCGTAGAGCTAAGTTTGTGCGTGAATTAATGATTG ACAATGCGCCAGCTGCCCTTGTTAGTCTTGTTGGTCACAAGGAGTATGAACGATGTGCAAaagatgtttattttttcattcag TCTGCTGTTTGTATGAAGCAATTGGCGTACAACCTTCTTGAGTTGCTTATCCAGGCTGCATTCCCCGAGCTCCATGATGATATTAGCTTATGCCACTCACAGAAAGAACGATTTGGTGATGTTGAAGAGGATTAG
- the LOC116255938 gene encoding uncharacterized protein LOC116255938 isoform X1 — translation MATRKLTVGDLVEEAKKRVVLLFICVIGLSYLMSLTSSSVWINMPAAAVVIILIRYISYDFENRGKLSGGTAKLVSSTNKAFQKKAVEDSNQNSAHEASCWKIKVDSPVVEAAIDQFTRHIVSEWVTNLWYSRITPDSDGPEELVNIMNGVIGEVSLRLRDINLIDLLTRDIINLLCENLEVYRTGQAKIGKHELEKLTVDERDRRLKLVLAAENKLHPALFSPEAEHKVLQHLMDGLISFTCKPEDLKCNFFRYMARELLACAVIRPVLNLANPRFINERIEGFVLSRAKKSEKVATASAQESSQARPNTTLRVSADLFSRPRDPSGVELVQFNSNHPDFSSGGTNTNIVNRKLNGVGSDAYSSSYRNPMQSDSHIAGSRKIQTHGSRGEWGQMLDMMHRRKTQALAPEHFDNMWTKGRNYKKKDNANQFSVHVAEKHSVGIPDSRRDPEKLKPEYGTQNGTLRSGTVPAVSQQENSLGLRTSVISHEPLVGISPANLCEQHIEEEHNSYDESIQEEPISRLEEIDFRSDTSGSTEDDETNNVTGLDSPGTKVWDSKSKRRDSGSHIRHPLESSEGHLMKRVGKGHIHFHKPIKTISSKRKSRLSSHKLETWQEGERTSFLLGDGLDILNASKEEVRTGELSDDLEDDSWNNTSSGAAASTSASSASTSVRSYNVSTKCSENSELANPFFKLRCEVLGANIVKSGSKTFAVYSISVTDADNNAWTIKRRFRHFEELHRRLKEFSEYNLSLPPKHFLLSGLDMPVVQERCKLLDRYLKNILHLPNVSRSIEVWDFLSVDSQTYLFSNSLSIMETFSVDLDEKPYDNLRKDKDNADDKLNQVPVRGDCPDTQTMDLTVQMECSRFSDDSKSKARDVGQRSERNYRRQAANEFKYNLDSDSDSGIQNLASRKSDKASTNISENNEVPPESASDLIIPTEWVPPNLSVPILDLVDVVFQLQDGGWIRRQAFWVAKQVLQLGMGDAFDDWLIEKIQLLRKGSVIASGIKRIEQILWPDGIFITKHPKRQRPSPPGNSSQSLNASGQNALSASEKLVKMKRVNPTLTEEQLIEAARRAKFVRELMIDNAPAALVSLVGHKEYERCAKDVYFFIQSAVCMKQLAYNLLELLIQAAFPELHDDISLCHSQKERFGDVEED, via the exons ATGGCTACCAGGAAACTTACCGTTGGCGACCTCGTGGAGGAGGCGAAGAAGAGGGTCGTCCTCTTGTTCATCTGTGTGATTGGCTTGTCCTATCTCATGTCGT TGACAAGCTCCTCCGTTTGGATCAATATGCCTGCTGCTGCGGTGGTGATTATCCTCATTCGGTACATTTCTTATGACTTCGAGAACCGGGGTAAACTCAGCGGAGGTACCGCAAAATTGGTTTCCTCGACGAATAAGGCCTTTCAGAAGAAAGCCGTGGAAGATAGCAATCAGAATTCTGCCCATGAAGCTTCATGTTGGAAAATCAAGGTAGATTCACCGGTTGTCGAAGCTGCCATCGACCAATTCACTAGGCACATTGTGTCCGAGTGGGTGACTAACCTTTGGTACTCTCGGATAACACCTGACAGTGACGGCCCCGAGGAGCTTGTTAACATCATGAACGGGGTTATTGGAGAGGTTTCACTTCGTCTCAGGGATATCAATCTTATTGATCTCCTGACCAG GGACATTATCAATCTGTTGTGTGAAAATCTAGAAGTATATAGAACCGGTCAGGCTAAGATTGGCAAACATGAATTGGAGAAACTGACAGTGGACGAGCGGGACAGACGGTTGAAACTTGTCCTGGCAGCTGAAAACAAACTACATCCTGCCCTTTTTTCCCCTGAAGCAGAACACAAG GTTCTGCAGCACTTAATGGATGGCCTTATTTCTTTCACTTGCAAGCCCGAAGACCTGAAGTGCAATTTCTTTCGCTATATGGCTAGAGAGCTCCTTGCTTGTGCAGTGATTCGACCGGTTCTGAACTTGGCTAATCCAAG GTTCATAAATGAAAGAATTGAAGGCTTTGTTCTTTCTAGAGCCAAGAAGTCTGAAAAAGTAGCAACTGCATCTGCCCAAGAAAGCTCCCAAGCTCGGCCAAACACAACTCTGAGAGTGTCAGCTGATCTTTTTTCTAGACCTCGTGACCCTTCTGGAGTTGAGCTTGTGCAATTCAATTCCAACCATCCCGATTTCAGTTCAG GTGGGACAAACACAAACATTGTCAATCGAAAATTGAATGGTGTAGGAAGTGATGCTTATTCATCCAGTTATAGAAACCCCATGCAGTCTGATTCTCATATTGCGGGTAGCAGAAAGATCCAGACACATGGTTCTAGAGGTGAGTGGGGACAGATGTTGGACATGATGCATAGGAGAAAGACTCAAGCGCTTGCACCagaacattttgataatatgtGGACGAAGGGgagaaactacaaaaaaaaggataatgcGAACCAGTTCTCTGTTCATGTTGCAGAGAAGCATTCTGTTGGTATTCCTGATAGTAGGAGAGACCCTGAGAAGCTCAAACCTGAATATGGTACACAAAATGGAACTTTAAGGAGTGGGACAGTTCCTGCTGTTTCTCAGCAAGAGAATTCTCTGGGATTGCGTACTTCTGTCATTTCCCATGAGCCTTTAGTTGGTATTTCTCCAGCTAACTTATGTGAACAACATATAGAGGAGGAACACAATTCATATGATGAAAGTATACAGGAAGAACCAATTTCTCGTCTAGAGGAGATTGACTTTAGAAGTGACACCTCTGGTTCAACTGAAGATGATGAAACCAACAATGTTACAGGTCTGGATTCTCCTGGAACTAAAGTTTGGGATagtaaaagcaaaagaagggaTAGTGGATCCCATATCCGCCATCCTCTGGAAAGTTCTGAAGGTCACTTGATGAAAAGGGTTGGTAAAGGTCATATTCACTTTCATAAGCCAATTAAAACCATTTCATCAAAGAGAAAATCTAGGTTGAGTAGCCACAAACTTGAGACATGGCAAGAAGGAGAACGAACCTCTTTCTTGTTAGGAGATGGACTGGATATACTTAATGCATCTAAAGAGGAGGTGAGGACTGGGGAATTGAGTGATGACTTGGAAGATGATAGTTGGAATAACACCTCCAGTGGAGCTGCTGCTTCTACATCAGCTAGTTCTGCTTCTACTTCTGTAAGATCTTATAACGTGTCGACAAAGTGTTCTGAAAATTCTGAACTGGCCAATCCATTCTTCAAATTGAGATGTGAG GTTTTGGGGGCCAATATTGTCAAAAGTGGTTCAAAAACATTTGCTGTCTATTCAATATCAGTGACAGATGCTGATAACAATGCTTGGACAATTAAACGAAG GTTTCGTCATTTTGAGGAGCTACACCGCCGGCTGAAGGAATTCTCAGAATACAACCTGAGTTTGCCACCCAAGCATTTCCTTTTATCGGGTTTAGACATGCCTGTTGTTCAAGAAAGGTGTAAATTACTAGACAGATATCTTAAG AACATACTTCATCTTCCAAACGTATCAAGATCAATTGAAGTTTGGGATTTTTTGAGTGTTGACTCTCAG ACCTATTTGTTCTCGAATTCTTTGTCAATTATGGAAACATTCTCTG TCGACTTGGATGAAAAGCCATATGATAATTTAAGAAAGGATAAAGATAATGCGGATGATAAGCTAAACCAAGTTCCTGTAAGAGGAGACTGTCCAGATACTCAAACAATGGATCTTACTGTACAAATGGAGTGCAGTCGCTTCTCAGATGATTCAAAGTCAAAAGCAAGGGATGTCGGACAAAGGTCAGAAAGGAACTATAGGAGACAAGCTGCCAatgaattcaaatataacttgGACAGTGATTCCGATAGTGGGATACAGAACCTTGCTTCTAGAAAATCTGATAAAGCTTCAACAAATATCAGTGAGAACAACGAGGTTCCACCCGAAAGTGCTTCAGACCTGATTATTCCTACTGAG TGGGTTCCTCCTAATTTAAGCGTCCCCATATTGGACTTGGTAGATGTTGTATTCCAACTGCAAGATGGCGGCTGGATAAG GCGTCAGGCATTTTGGGTAGCCAAACAGGTGCTGCAATTAGGAATgggtgatgcttttgatgactgGTTGATTGAGAAAATCCAACTTTTGAGGAAGGGTTCTGTGATTGCATCAGGAATCAAGCGCATTGAACAG ATCCTGTGGCCGGATGGTATCTTCATTACGAAACACCCCAAACGCCAACGTCCTTCTCCACCTGGAAACTCATCTCAAAGTTTGAATGCCAGTGGACAAAATGCTTTATCTGCAAGTGAGAAACtggtgaaaatgaaaagagtaaATCCCACATTGACTGAAGAGCAATTAATTGAAGCTGCCCGTAGAGCTAAGTTTGTGCGTGAATTAATGATTG ACAATGCGCCAGCTGCCCTTGTTAGTCTTGTTGGTCACAAGGAGTATGAACGATGTGCAAaagatgtttattttttcattcag TCTGCTGTTTGTATGAAGCAATTGGCGTACAACCTTCTTGAGTTGCTTATCCAGGCTGCATTCCCCGAGCTCCATGATGATATTAGCTTATGCCACTCACAGAAAGAACGATTTGGTGATGTTGAAGAGGATTAG